ATGAGAAAACAGCTATTTTGAGTTGCTGCCTAGGCATTCTGTGCTCACACCCAGAAACTGCACATTTAGATGAGGACATAAGTTTAGGACTCCTGCCTCAAATTCCTGCTTTGCTTTTCCTGAGGCACCTTTTAAAATGACCATTTGAGGTTGAGCCTATGTAAAGGGAGCGACCTCCATCCCAACCACCTTATACGTAACAGGTGCTTGCTACCACGCTCGCTTGTGACCTGGGATGGAGGACTGCCTTTCCCCAACTCACTGCCTCCCTTTCTCTGCGAGATACCTGCCAATCCCATGTGGTGGCTATGCCTCCTCATCCAACAGATCATAATCTGCATACGCTTAATTTAGTACCAGCTGTGGGTCCCCTGACACACAGGTGTACTATTTTCCCTCAGCTAATAAATGGTGCTGTTTCATAAATTTCCAGTCTTGTAGATGGTGAAAAATGAACTAGGGGAGATTGCAGCAGCTGGATTGCTAAAAACCTGAAAAATCACATTAAGAAATATGGATTTAATTCTagaccctctccctcccctgggaTCCCCTAAAGGGCTTTAGGCAGTGAAGTTTATTTAAATAGATCACTATGGCAACCCCAGTGTGGAGCATGGATTCAGAGAAGCAAAACTGGAGGCCAAGTGGACGGTTAGGAAGCTTTCATAGGACTCGATCTGAGATATTGGTTGCTTGAGTCAGGATTGATGGGGAACAATGGATGGAACTGATGGATGTCAGTGACTGGATGTGGAGGCTACAGGAGAGGGAGGAATTGAGGATCATAGCTGGTGTTTGGTTCGGGCAACAGGGAGGTTCCATTTTTAGACACAGAGACTAAGGGAGGAAGAACAGATTTAGGGAGGAAAGACTCTAATTTTAGTAGTTTGATTTTAAGGTGGGATGGCCAACGTAGAAGTCTGAGGTTTAGGAGGGAGGTCCTGTGTAGAGACAAAACATGTGGAAGTAGTTGGCAATGGATGGAGACTGGAGCTTCTGAGGGTGTGTCAGGACAACAGAAATCCTAGGGCATAACCTTGAGGGACATCAACCTTTAGGAGATGGGCAGAGGTACAGGAGCCTGAGAAAGAAACCGGCCTGAGCAGAGAAGTGGAGGGAGAGCCCAGAGCATGCAGGGTCAGGGAAGCGGGGCAGGGGATGCTTCTAGAAGGAGGGGGTGGCCAACAGGATTACATGTTAGGGAGAGTTTGAGTAACAGAGGACTAGAAGATAGTGACATCAGTGACTCAGAAATCATGAGTGACCAGCTGAGGGCAATTTAGGTGGAGCAGCAAAAGCCACAGTTGACTTAAGGGGTGAGCAATCGGTGGTGAGCATAGATACTTGGCTCTAAAGGGGAGGAGACATGATGTTGACTAGCTGCGGAAGCACATAAAGCTGAGGATAGCTGTATGTCTACCACTGTTTCCATACCCACCTTCTCTTTGAGAGTTAAGAGACTTGAGTCTATCTAACTGCTAAAGAGAAGGAGTGAGTAGGGGGGGAGACGTTGAACATACAacaaggaggagaggaagagaaaagggtaTGTTTGCAGGACACGGAATCCATGACTGGTGGATGAAGATAGCCACCTTGACAGAAGAAAGGACACGACTTCTCCTGGGTCAGATAGGAAGACGGAGAGATGAGGAGGACGGTGAGTTTCcggaggtggaggtgggaagggttCCTCTCGgtgtttctgctttctcagtgatGTAGGAGTCTGCTgctggaggtggggacagaggtgGAGGGGTAAAAATTTTAAGGAGAGAACAGAAGGCTTCATTTGGATTCCggggaaaatgaggaaagaagacGGCAAAGGAAAGCACGGAAGAATTGCCTGGAGGATTGAGGACCAGGGGTGGCTGGAGACCAGGGATTTAGATCCACAGCTAATTCTTCAGCGGGACTTCTCTCTGTAGGAATCAGCTGCCAGGGCGTGGGCGTAGGGAAGGCGGACAGTTGGATTCTATTCTTAGGATCCTTTAAGTCCTAGGAGATTTTTGTGCCTGGAGAGGAACACTGGCTACCATCTGTGctgtatttattgtttgtttaatatatttacttcATAAACCTACTTAAGCAAAAAACGTCTAAATATTTAAACACCATTTATATAACCAACAAGTCAAAATCTACACATTTTacaaatcaaattatttaaaCATTGGTTGCAAACTTAAATCCCCCTACACATTTCAGTAGAATCGCCGGTATAATATGTCAGCTTCTCTAAAAGCATAAACATTTTGGTAAAGCACATACATCTTGCAAGgattataaaatgtattacacCTACACTTAAACTCATTATAAAAATGGGTTTGTAGACCCAAGAGGACACTGTCTCAGTTCAGAACAATTTTTGAATTTGGATATACAAAAGAGGAGTATTATCTCAGTGCAGATGAAGTTTTGGGTTTAATCAGTGAATTCTTGGTTGGGACCTGGACACTGCTTTTACCTTCTAAGACGATGGAACTCTGAGACAGTGTTTATCCTAtatatcttgggaaatttcaagccCACACCTTTTCCATGTATTAAGCACACTGTAACcggatgtttttttctttaaatgacgTCATCTTTAAATTTAATGACTGTGATATGCAGATGTCCCAAAGATATCCATGCCTGAATCCCTGGAACCACTGAGTAAGTTGTGTTTAATGCCAAAGGGACATTTTCATATGTAATTAAAGTTATAGGCCTTAAAATAGATAGATTATCCTGGTTTATCTGGGTGGCCTAGTCTAATCACACTAGTCCTTAAAATCAGAGAATTTTCTCCACTCAAGTCAGAGGCATGGCAGAAGGGTAGGTCAGAGATTCAAACTGTGAGAAGGACTTGGTCTGACATTGTTAACCCGAAGACTGATAGTCAGGGACCTCaatcctacaaccacaaggaactgatTTCTGAATGTGCTTGGGAGTGGACTGCACCATTTCAGTAAGGAAGGCAGCCCTGCTTACACTGGCTCTTGACCTAATAAAATCCCAAGCAGAATCCAGTCATGCTGTGCtggacttctgacccacagaaactgtaagATAGTAAATAGGTCAAAGTTGTGTTAAGACACTAACTTTGTTGTAATTGTtttacagcaatagaaaactaatacaataacTTTACTGCCATTATTGTATAAATTCATCTAGCTCATTTGCATTTATAAAAAACTTCCCCAATAGCCCTGATATGGTTGCTTTCCCCAATATCCcatctcctcttcttcttcttatgtGACTCCCGATTTTTAGCTAGGCATGGCTGCCTGGACTAAAGACTCTGTTTCCTAGCCTCTCTCCCTTGCCTGGTGTGGCCAGGTTGTGACTAAATGCTAGCCAGTGAGATGCAATCAGAAAtgttgggtggggaggagggtatagctcattggtaaactgcatgcctagcatgcgtgaggtcctgggttcaacccctagtacctccactaaaaaagtaagtaaataaacataattacctcaccccactcccagggagaaaaaaaagaaagagacagagaggaagagagaatgcaGAATCTTAACTAGGAAACAAGATACATGGTTTATGGTCATAGTTCTATTAGTAAATCATGCTGTGATCCTAGACTTCCCTCATTGtacattcaaataaaataatcgaaaaaaaaaaaaaaaagaagtgttggGTGCATctttcaaaaagtttctttaaaaggaaatgggtgtgccctttcttctttctttcttcctggggGCTGTAAGGCTGATGTAATGGTTGGAGCACAAGGAGCCATCTTGGGTCAGGAAGTGATATGCTAAAGATGGTAGAACACCAAGAAAGGAAACTGGGCTGTGATGATCATAAAACTGCCATCCATCTCTTGACCCTTTATTTGCAGGTTCTTCTATGTGAGATAGAAATAATCCATTATCTTGTTCAAGCTATTatgattttgtgttttattgtCACTGTAATCTCCTTATAATTAGTAGGGTAGTATAGAAGCTCTCTTTCTAAGAGATGATGGATCAGGTTTGAGCAGTGGCCGTTATCTTTTGGATGTTTGACTAATTCATCATCATGTAACACACTGTTGGACTTTCTTCCTAGTTGTAACGTATGACCAGATGGTGCCAATCAGTCTCTTTCATTCTTGGTAAAGTTCCAGTTTTTTTCTGGAATCACTCACAGTTCTCTGTATCCACCCTTCCCTACTTAtgcagataaagaaaaataaatgtattttatgaatAGATAAAATATCTGCTATATTATGTTTATACTCTTTTACTTaccaaaattaactaaaaatattctattatattcATACTTCACATAGTATATTAACTACCTTTTTGCATATTTTACagtgactttttcctttttgaaaatcaCAAGAgtcatggattttaaaaattcaccttgTTCCAATTAACTgtactatttttcttttgattatcaaATTGTCACAGAATGTCAGTTAGGAGCCTATAAAATTGGTTCCTTTGCCTTCTCATCTCTaagctgtacatttaaaaaaagcatCCTTGCTTTTTGTCTTCAATAACATGTTCCATGCCTAGAGTTATTTATGGCTCTATTCTTCAAAAAACCCTGAGTCCTTTTAAAAGTGAGTAATAGTTGAGGCAAAGATCCAGGTGCTAAGAATGCATATCAGATTTTTCCTGATGTTTCTATGCTACTTTAGTGACAAAGTTTGAAAAagttatttcttttgaaaaccaCAAATTCACATTGGTATTTCCTATTTAACTCAAGCACTACCAAATCCTTTTTTATTTGACTCTAACATAtagtgacatttattttctctacaaCATATCTTCTTGTACCCTATAAGCCCTGAACCAAATTGTAATGGCATCTTCTCTCTTTAGTGATCCTACAGGGTCTCACTGATCACTATTCTCTACTTTATTGGTAGATTTTACCTTGCTGGGCCAATGGGACAGACAGGTGAGACAAAATTTATAACACTGGCAGGAGAGTGGTTGAAGGGGTGAGTCATGGAATCCAAGGTAATCGGACTTTTAAGAAGGAGGGTAAGACAGTACAGatcaggagaaagaagaaaggtgaTGGGATAGTGTTGAGCAGGTACAGTGAAGGTCACTGAGagagctgggaggaaggaagtggtGCTCAGAGCACGGAGCGATCATAGTTCTGACTATAAAGGTGGACCAGTTCCAGGAGGTAGCGGTCACTGATGTGTTCCATACCTGGAGATCTATACTTGCCCACGTGTGACTGACCTCCATCACCAGCCTCCAAAGGCAGCTCTATATAACCACTCTCGGCCAAAGCAAACATACACACCCCGTGTCctgggtggggaggtgagggcCAGAGTCCATCTGGGATTTGAGACAGGCACCGGGTTCACTGCCTGCTGGCTGCCCCAAGGTACATGAAAAATATGTACTGTGTTTGGGCTGGGCGCATGTCCCCTTCTTGCTGCCACAGCCACAGGCTCCGGGCTGCTCTGTGGACCTCCCCACACTCCTTCTACTGGTTGAACCTCCCGTCCCAGCCCACACACTGCTGGCTCAGCTTCTAACTGTGCTGGCTGAGATCTGTGACGCTGGCACTCCTCACAGGAAGGAGCCTGCAGAGCACACTGAGGCTGGTCCATCTGGTCCCCTGTAGGTGCCTGTCAGGCTCACCTGTACCACCTGTTTCCAAATAGCACTGAGCAGGAAGCTTGAgttggggatgggggcaggaggagcagagtCTGCAAAGTAGCGCCTGCCTCCCTACCTGCCAAACCCTGCCCTGACCCTAGGGCAGCTGGCAGAAGGAGATGcagtgggaggctgggaggcaaTTGTGGGGGTGGAGTAAGAGGGGCAGGTCCCGAGACACCACAGCTCTACTCTTCATCTTAGATGTATGGCACAGGGTCCCATGCAAGGAGGTGGAATATAGGCAGCCAGAGGGAGCCCCTCTCCCACCCTAAAGGTGCTGcttctggggcaggagagggcagaggacAGAAGTCAGGGCCTAGATTACCATCCTTGAAAGGCTAGAGTCCTCAGAGTGGGAAAATGAGGAAACCAGAGAAGCTGGAATATTTCCAGCCACCCAGCAGGTTCCCTCGACGCAGGCGCAGAGATACCCGGTCCCCAGGGTCCAGGGGCAGGAGCACAGAGCTGGTGGCTGCCTCCCGGGTCACGTCAGGGTCATTGGCAAAGGCTGAGATGACAGGCCATGTGTTCAGCATCAGGCTCACCTGAGGAGGGGAGCCCAGTCAGCACCTCTCCCAGCCCTTGTCTCAGGACCCCCACTTTTCTGAGagcttcctcctttctctccagccCCAGAGGGACACTCTGGAACCTGGGAATCTGGGGCTCAGCACACTCTCCTGagagggccgggggtggggggggcgatGTTGGACTCTGCACCTCCTTAACACTCTCTGCCAGGCAGGCCCTTTCCTCCTTGCTTCTGGGCTCCACAGGATACAGGTCAATGGAGGTCTACCTGAGGGTCAGCTGGGCTCCACTtattaccctcccccacctccagagctggggatggggcagggcttAGTGTTCAGTTCACCTGAACGGTTTGGCGGTTGTACACCTTCACCACATGGAACCGGAAGCTGTAGACACCCCGGACAGGGGCCACGAAGGAGCCCGAGGTCCGGTCAAAGCCACCGCCCTCGTTCACCAGGACCTGTGGGAAGTAGACCCTTGCTGAGTGGGGCTCAGGGATGCCTGGGGCCTCAGGGAAACCTCAGAGTTGGGGGAAGGGACAGTGAGTAAGGAAAGGAAGGAGTGGCAAGTAGACTCAGGAATGCACGGATTCAAAAGAAATGGTGAGAAAAGTCAAGGAGGGTGTGATGGGAGtgaagggaagggagacaggcAGTGGGGCTTGGGGACAACTGGCCACAGCAGGGGTTGTTTCCTTAGCAGCAGAGCGGGCTTGGAGAGCGATTCCAGGTCTTTGCAGGGTAGGGGGATTACCTGGTCGAAGTAGATGGCCCCACTGGTGCCGTTGCCAATCTCTCCTGCTGGCTCATGGTGGTGGCTTCGGACTGCAGCAAATGCCACTCTTCCAGGGGGCGCCTCCCCCAGGGCTGCTCCCCCGGCACCCCCTGCAGCAGCTCGGCCAGGCTCACAGACCACCAGGCATTCACCTTCCAGGAGAACTGGCTCTGTCCCTTCCTGGGCCGACCCGGCCCTCAGGGCCAGAAGTGTCAGGGCCAAGGGCAGCCCGGGGCTGAGTAAGGGACCTGGTGGCCAGTATCGCTTTGCTCCCAGCATGGCTGAGTGGCTCTGTGACCCACAAGccttctctttctgttccttgGTTTGCCCTTCTCTCCCCTAGGCTCTAACCACCCCACACCCTGCTTCTCAGCTCTCTCTCTGGGACTCACTGTCACCTGGTCTTGGCATCTCCCTCTCCATACCTCTCTGTGCCCCAAGATTCTGTCTTGCCTCTCACTCCTGCTGTCACTGCAGTTCCCTCCTCCTTGGCAGGGCACAAAATGACAGCAG
This DNA window, taken from Camelus dromedarius isolate mCamDro1 chromosome 5, mCamDro1.pat, whole genome shotgun sequence, encodes the following:
- the CBLN3 gene encoding cerebellin-3 produces the protein MLGAKRYWPPGPLLSPGLPLALTLLALRAGSAQEGTEPVLLEGECLVVCEPGRAAAGGAGGAALGEAPPGRVAFAAVRSHHHEPAGEIGNGTSGAIYFDQVLVNEGGGFDRTSGSFVAPVRGVYSFRFHVVKVYNRQTVQVSLMLNTWPVISAFANDPDVTREAATSSVLLPLDPGDRVSLRLRRGNLLGGWKYSSFSGFLIFPL